A segment of the Desulfurococcus mucosus DSM 2162 genome:
GGACACATGCCTTGAACCAGCACCTCAATAGCTCTCCAGCCAGCACGATATCGCATCCCCTGTCAGGCTCTACAATGATGTAGCCTTCGGAGAAGCCCTTGAAGAAGCCACTGCATCCAATATCCCTGAGAGCCTCCTCAACCGAGCTCTTGCTTGGTTCACGTAGAGGGCTCCCCTGACCCTCAAGCCCAAGCGAGATCATTCTCCAGCATGTTTCCCCATGAGTATAGAGGTTAGCCATGCATGCCGATGGGAAGTATTTAAGCCCCTTCCTCCTAGCGTAAGCAGCTATCTTCTCCTTTATGTCTGAGACCTCTACTCCATATTGAACCCCTGCACGCAGTTTCCCCAAGGGTATTTTGATGCGTTTCTCTATCTCCCTTAGATCTACACCGGTGTCTCTCAGTCTATCAATGATCCCTCTACTCACCCTTAACCCGCCTGCAACGACACCTATCGCACCGTGCTCAGCCGCCTCATCTATTATTTCCTCGAATTCCCACTCAGTTATACCGGGAATTACGGGTCTTAGAAACAGCAGGGGCTTCAATCCCGCTTCACTCATAGTTCTTATGGATTCAAACCTGAGATCCGGCTTAGGTGCGTTTCTCTCAAGAATACTGGAGTACCTGAGGGATACTATGGTGACAAGCGGTGAGATACCTGGATCTATTTCCGCAAGCTTTGCCGCCGTGGTTTTCGATACATATGCCTTTGTGGAGAACTGTATGTGGTTCCCCATGTATCTCTTCACGGCCTCAATGTATTCCAGGGTTCTCTCTAAGACCGCTGGATGCAACGGCTCCGTCACGCTACCTAAAGCTATGAGCGAGCCCTCTCTACCCGGTAGGAAATACCTGTTGTTAAGCAAAGCGTAGACCAATTGCACTCCGCTTAAAGGATACGGCTTTATAGAGTCAATGGGAAACCCCATGTCACCTATGTAGCAGTATAGGCATCCCATCGTGCACCCGATTCCAGTGTGAATAGTGAAGCCACAGGGCCTCGGCTTCCTCTTGGAATGCGGGTCCCTCAACGCCTCCTCTCTCTCACTGTCACCGAGTAACGCCGACACCCGGTCTCTGAGCCTAGCCTTAAATTCAAGATAGTATGAGGCGACACCTGTCAAAATACACCACCACATAGCAGTCGTTCACTGGTCGGCCATCTAGACTGACCTCCCCGCCCTAAAAAGAGGTTTCCTGTTTAGGGGGTCCACGGGTTCCCCTGCATCTATTCGGGTTTACACCCGTCATCTACGGGGCTTTCGGTTGTAAAGGCATGCGTGACGCAAGGCTATGTATATGCAATGGATTCTGCACCGGGGCTTTCCCATGCTACGAGTCGTTGTTTCGCTGAAGCGGTTGCCCGTGCCCATTAGCACGGGCTTCTCCCTCCGATACCTCATCTACCAGTACCTCATTGGGGGCTGCATCGGCGGGCACCACTGGGCCCACCCCACGGGGAATGATGCGGGAGAGCCCCTCCCATTCACCGCCACGCCTCCAGTGCTTCCAGCAGCTAAACCAGCCTAAAACCTTCACCTAGCGAACAGTCCTTGATGGTGCTTGCATCTGCGACTACTCTTT
Coding sequences within it:
- a CDS encoding radical SAM protein translates to MTGVASYYLEFKARLRDRVSALLGDSEREEALRDPHSKRKPRPCGFTIHTGIGCTMGCLYCYIGDMGFPIDSIKPYPLSGVQLVYALLNNRYFLPGREGSLIALGSVTEPLHPAVLERTLEYIEAVKRYMGNHIQFSTKAYVSKTTAAKLAEIDPGISPLVTIVSLRYSSILERNAPKPDLRFESIRTMSEAGLKPLLFLRPVIPGITEWEFEEIIDEAAEHGAIGVVAGGLRVSRGIIDRLRDTGVDLREIEKRIKIPLGKLRAGVQYGVEVSDIKEKIAAYARRKGLKYFPSACMANLYTHGETCWRMISLGLEGQGSPLREPSKSSVEEALRDIGCSGFFKGFSEGYIIVEPDRGCDIVLAGELLRCWFKACVRFSKSRGKCLEDCGGVW